A window from Quercus lobata isolate SW786 unplaced genomic scaffold, ValleyOak3.0 Primary Assembly Scq3eQI_53, whole genome shotgun sequence encodes these proteins:
- the LOC115972814 gene encoding receptor-like protein kinase FERONIA: MGSRSNMSLSTTLRPCLTPLFLALFLNHFTYTVSGNSPSLYTPVDNIMINCGSSGNATALDGRTWIGDMNSKFFPQDQSQNQVSQATISVKQSPSASQLPYTTARLSFSPFTYIFPLTTGQKFVRLYFYPASYGNFDRSKALFSVKAGPFTLLNSFNASLTADADGDPGDTIYKEFCVNINEDERLNITFTPSDSNSFAFINGIEILSMPSYLYYTQSQSDDQSITLIGQEMQFYSIGNETALETLYRINVGGGYISRTEDTGMFRSWSPDAEYLTEDLTSVLPVNTTIKLKFTIIQPYTAPEDVYRTARTMGPNKAVNKLYNLTWEFTVDSQFVYLVRLHFCEFQPEITFIHNRVFLIFIANQTAETAANVWKWADSSTGVPVYRDYAVSLLGEDSKKKMNLSIALQANPNDYVSNYNDAILNGIEIFKVSDPSRNLAGPNPDPLLLAPPKPASSIQSSGSKNNRTIIFSVVGGGLAGFIVLSIIGFFILRRAKRVKDSSSSDGTARWGPFSFATTTKSTNTRGSSLPSDMCRYFTLAEIKAATKDFDNAYIIGVGGFGDVYKGYIDNGTTTVAIKRLKPGSQQGAHEFETEIRMLSQLRHLHLVSLIGFCNDGKEMILVYDYMAHGTLRDHLYNTNNPPLSWKQRLQICIGAARGLNYLHTGAKQTIIHRDVKTTNILLDEKWMASVSDFGLSKFGPTGISKAHVSTVVKGSFGYLDPEYYRRQQLTEKSDVYSFGVVLFEVLCARPPIVRTVDKKQVSLAEWARQCCRNGKLDHIVDQFLKGKIAPECLKKFGEIAVSCLLDNGTERPSMNDVVWGLEFALQLQECAEKDSRLDLVDIEMEDDQKAFMPKSTMIDSDEMFSSSIGQVSSTTSDSSVNVISREFEGFAFKESDRLMSSGAVFSEIVNPRGR; this comes from the coding sequence ATGGGCAGCCGAAGCAACATGTCTCTTTCGACCACACTCCGACCATGTCTCACACCTCTTTTCCTCGCCTTGTTTCTGAACCACTTCACCTACACCGTATCTGGTAACTCGCCATCTCTTTACACACCAGTCGATAATATTATGATTAACTGTGGCTCCTCCGGCAACGCAACTGCATTAGATGGTCGGACCTGGATTGGTGACATGAATTCTAAATTCTTCCCTCAAGACCAATCACAAAACCAGGTATCTCAAGCCACAATCTCAGTTAAACAATCCCCCTCTGCTTCCCAACTACCCTATACCACTGCCCGCTTGTCTTTCTCCCCTTTCACCTACATATTCCCACTCACTACCGGTCAAAAATTCGTTCGACTATACTTCTACCCAGCTTCTTACGGCAATTTCGATCGCTCTAAAGCCCTCTTCTCTGTCAAAGCTGGACCTTTTACTCTTCTTAACAGCTTTAACGCTTCACTTACGGCAGACGCCGATGGTGATCCTGGTGATACCATATATAAAGAGTTCTGTGTCAACATCAATGAAGATGAGAGGCTGAACATAACCTTCACTCCAAGCGATTCCAATTCATTTGCTTTTATCAACGGAATTGAAATCTTGTCCATGCCTTCTTATCTCTATTATACTCAGTCTCAGTCTGATGATCAATCGATCACTTTAATCGGCCAGGAGATGCAGTTCTACAGCATCGGTAACGAAACTGCTCTCGAGACGTTATACAGAATAAATGTTGGAGGGGGCTACATCTCACGCACTGAAGACACCGGAATGTTCCGGAGCTGGAGTCCAGATGCAGAGTACTTGACAGAAGATTTAACATCCGTTCTACCTGTTAACACAACTATTAAACTTAAGTTCACCATAATTCAACCGTACACTGCACCCGAAGATGTATATCGAACTGCCCGGACTATGGGGCCTAACAAAGCTGTCAATAAGCTATACAATCTCACTTGGGAATTTACCGTAGATTCTCAGTTTGTTTACCTTGTTAGGCTACACTTCTGCGAGTTTCAACCAGAAATTACTTTTATTCACAACCgagtgtttcttattttcatagCAAATCAAACTGCGGAGACTGCAGCCAACGTGTGGAAATGGGCCGACAGCAGTACAGGTGTTCCCGTATACAGGGACTACGCTGTGTCTCTACTTGGCGAAGATAGCAAGAAGAAAATGAACCTCTCTATCGCCCTACAAGCAAACCCGAATGACTATGTGAGTAATTACAATGATGCAATCTTGAACGGTATCGAAATCTTCAAAGTAAGCGATCCCAGTCGCAACCTTGCCGGACCAAACCCCGACCCACTTCTGTTGGCGCCTCCAAAGCCTGCGTCATCGATACAATCATCAGGGTCGAAGAATAATAGAACAATAATATTCTCTGTAGTTGGTGGCGGACTTGCCGGATTCATTGTACTGTCTATTATTGGATTCTTCATACTCCGGCGGGCCAAGAGGGTGAAGGACTCTAGCTCTAGCGATGGGACTGCTCGGTGGGGTCCATTTTCTTTCGCTACCACGACCAAGTCAACAAATACACGCGGGTCAAGTCTACCATCTGATATGTGCCGTTACTTCACTCTGGCGGAGATTAAAGCAGCCACTAAAGACTTTGATAATGCTTACATTATTGGTGTTGGTGGGTTCGGGGACGTGTATAAAGGCTACATTGATAATGGGACCACTACGGTTGCTATCAAACGATTAAAACCCGGTTCACAACAAGGGGCCCACGAGTTTGAGACCGAGATCAGGATGCTTTCACAGCTTCGTCATCTTCATCTCGTTTCTCTGATTGGATTTTGTAACGACGGAAAGGAAATGATTCTTGTATATGATTACATGGCTCATGGGACCCTTCGTGATCATCTTTACAACACCAATAATCCACCTCTTTCGTGGAAACAACGGCTCCAGATTTGTATTGGTGCAGCGCGTGGGTTGAACTACCTTCATACAGGTGCGAAGCAAACTATCATTCATCGTGATGTGAAGACAACAAATATCTTGTTGGATGAGAAATGGATGGCCAGTGTGTCTGATTTTGGGTTGTCTAAATTTGGTCCCACTGGTATATCTAAGGCCCATGTAAGCACAGTGGTGaagggtagttttggatatTTAGATCCTGAATACTATCGACGCCAACAGCTAACTGAGAAGTCCGATGTGTACTCATTTGGTGTGGTGTTGTTTGAAGTGTTGTGTGCAAGGCCACCAATTGTACGCACGGTGGACAAGAAGCAAGTGAGCTTAGCGGAGTGGGCTCGACAATGTTGTCGCAATGGAAAGCTTGATCATATTGTTGATCAATTTTTGAAGGGTAAGATTGCACCAGAATGTTTGAAGAAATTTGGTGAGATTGCTGTGAGTTGTTTGCTTGACAATGGAACTGAACGACCATCGATGAATGATGTGGTATGGGGTCTTGAGTTCGCATTGCAGTTGCAAGAATGTGCAGAAAAAGATAGCAGGCTTGATTTGGTTGATATTGAGATGGAGGATGATCAGAAAGCTTTCATGCCCAAGTCCACCATGATTGATAGTGATGAAATGTTTAGTAGCAGCATTGGGCAAGTGTCAAGTACAACTAGTGATAGTAGCGTGAACGTAATAAGTAGAGAATTTGAAGGTTTTGCTTTTAAAGAGTCAGATAGATTAATGTCCTCTGGGGCAGTGTTCTCTGAAATTGTGAATCCTAGAGGCCGATAA